In the Streptomyces formicae genome, one interval contains:
- a CDS encoding LysR family transcriptional regulator, with product MELRLLVTFEKVATVLSFTRAAAELKYAQSSVTSQVRALETSLGTELFDRLGSRIRLTEAGERLLPYARQIIELTEEARAAVVGAEEPSGAVAVATMESLTSYRLPPLLELFHHRYPGVRLSLRTTIGDATKEALRQGTYDVGFLMERERVHPGLETEVLAEEPLALVAAPAHPLAARSAVTTAELTEVSLLATEPGCAYRDLFEQELVSLAPHGVSFMEFGTIEATKQGASGGLGVALLPAVTVGRELAGGTLVRLPWEPPFTLWTQLAWRSGKRLPAQVRLFVEQAVRLVREQASP from the coding sequence ATGGAGCTGCGGCTGCTCGTGACCTTCGAGAAGGTCGCCACCGTCCTCAGCTTCACCCGTGCCGCCGCCGAGCTGAAGTACGCCCAGTCCAGCGTGACCAGCCAGGTCCGCGCCCTGGAGACGTCGCTGGGCACCGAGCTCTTCGACCGGCTCGGCAGCCGGATCCGGCTCACCGAGGCGGGCGAGCGGCTGCTCCCCTACGCCCGGCAGATCATCGAGCTCACCGAGGAGGCGCGGGCCGCGGTCGTCGGCGCCGAGGAACCCTCCGGCGCCGTCGCGGTCGCCACCATGGAGTCGCTGACCTCCTACCGCCTTCCGCCGCTCCTGGAACTCTTCCACCACCGCTATCCCGGCGTACGGCTCTCGCTGCGTACGACCATCGGTGATGCCACCAAGGAGGCGCTGCGGCAGGGCACCTACGACGTGGGTTTCCTCATGGAGCGCGAGCGCGTCCACCCGGGCCTGGAGACCGAGGTGCTGGCCGAGGAGCCGCTCGCCCTGGTCGCCGCGCCCGCGCACCCGCTGGCCGCCCGCTCCGCCGTGACGACGGCCGAGCTGACCGAGGTCTCGCTGCTCGCGACCGAGCCGGGCTGCGCCTACCGCGACCTGTTCGAGCAGGAGCTCGTCTCCCTCGCCCCGCACGGGGTCTCCTTCATGGAGTTCGGCACGATCGAGGCGACGAAGCAGGGTGCGTCCGGTGGGCTCGGCGTGGCGCTCCTGCCCGCCGTGACGGTCGGGCGCGAGCTGGCCGGAGGCACCCTCGTGCGGCTGCCGTGGGAACCGCCGTTCACCCTGTGGACACAGCTCGCCTGGCGCTCGGGGAAGCGTCTTCCCGCGCAGGTGCGGCTGTTCGTGGAGCAGGCCGTGCGGCTCGTGCGGGAGCAAGCGTCACCTTGA
- a CDS encoding PLD nuclease N-terminal domain-containing protein, with protein sequence MLRYLPFLLVLAVWIYAFIDVLNTPEKEVRHFPKVVWVILVLLFGEVLLGPIAWFVTGKKRRGPGAGGAGRGRTQWVAPDDNPEFLKSLRDDKPETPDDEQKKRDKGSDS encoded by the coding sequence ATGCTCAGGTATCTGCCGTTCCTGCTGGTCCTGGCGGTGTGGATCTATGCCTTCATCGACGTCCTGAACACCCCGGAGAAGGAAGTCAGGCACTTCCCCAAGGTGGTGTGGGTCATCCTCGTCCTGCTCTTCGGCGAGGTGCTGCTCGGCCCGATCGCCTGGTTCGTCACCGGCAAGAAGCGGCGGGGGCCCGGCGCGGGCGGCGCCGGAAGGGGCCGCACCCAGTGGGTGGCGCCCGACGACAACCCGGAGTTCCTGAAGTCCCTCAGGGACGACAAGCCCGAGACCCCCGACGACGAGCAGAAGAAGCGGGACAAGGGCAGCGACAGCTGA
- a CDS encoding menaquinone biosynthesis decarboxylase, with protein MAYDDLRSLLRALEREGDLKRIKAEVDPYLEVGEITDRVQKAGGPALLFENVRGSAMPLAMNVYGTDRRLLKALGLKSYGEISEKIGGLLKPELPHGFVGVREAFGKLGAMTHVPPKKVKSDSAPVQEVVLTGDDVDLERLPALFTWPEDGGSFFNLGLTHTKDPDTGVRNLGLYRLQRHDKRTIGMHWQIHKDSRNHYQVAARRGEKLPVAIAFGCPPAVTYASTAPLPGDMDEYMLAGFIQGKRVEMVDCKTVPLQVPAHAEVVIEGWLEPGEMLPEGPFGDHTGFYTPQEPFPALKIDCVTMRRRPLLQSIVVGRPPTEDGPLGRATERFFLPLLKVIVPDIVDYHLPESGGFHNCAIVSIDKKYPKHAQKVMHAIWGAHMMSLTKLIIVVDKDCDVHNLHEVSWRALGNTDYARDLTVVEGPVDHLDHASYQQFWGGKAGIDATKKLPEEGYVRDGGWPNMVESDPETAATVDRRWKEYGL; from the coding sequence ATGGCTTATGACGATCTTCGCTCCCTGCTCCGTGCACTGGAGCGCGAGGGCGATCTCAAGCGCATCAAGGCCGAGGTCGACCCGTACCTGGAGGTCGGCGAGATCACCGACCGCGTCCAGAAGGCCGGTGGCCCCGCGCTCCTCTTCGAGAACGTGCGCGGCTCGGCGATGCCCCTCGCGATGAACGTGTACGGCACGGACCGGCGCCTGCTCAAGGCGCTCGGCCTGAAGTCGTACGGCGAGATCAGCGAGAAGATCGGCGGCCTGCTCAAGCCGGAGCTGCCGCACGGCTTCGTCGGGGTGCGCGAGGCGTTCGGGAAGCTCGGCGCGATGACGCACGTACCGCCGAAGAAGGTGAAGTCCGACAGCGCGCCCGTCCAGGAGGTCGTCCTCACCGGCGACGACGTGGACCTGGAGCGGCTGCCCGCGCTCTTCACCTGGCCCGAGGACGGCGGCTCCTTCTTCAACCTGGGCCTGACCCACACCAAGGACCCGGACACCGGGGTGCGCAACCTCGGCCTGTACCGCCTCCAGCGCCACGACAAGCGCACCATCGGCATGCACTGGCAGATCCACAAGGACAGCCGCAACCACTACCAGGTGGCAGCGCGCAGGGGCGAGAAGCTCCCCGTCGCGATCGCCTTCGGCTGCCCGCCCGCCGTGACGTACGCCTCGACGGCGCCGCTGCCCGGCGACATGGACGAGTACATGCTGGCCGGGTTCATCCAGGGCAAGCGCGTCGAGATGGTCGACTGCAAGACGGTCCCGCTCCAGGTCCCCGCGCACGCCGAGGTCGTCATCGAGGGCTGGCTCGAGCCCGGCGAGATGCTCCCCGAGGGCCCCTTCGGCGACCACACGGGCTTCTACACGCCGCAGGAACCGTTCCCCGCGCTGAAGATCGACTGCGTGACGATGCGGCGGCGTCCGCTGCTCCAGTCGATCGTGGTCGGCCGCCCGCCGACGGAGGACGGCCCCCTCGGCCGCGCCACCGAGCGCTTCTTCCTGCCCCTGCTCAAGGTGATCGTCCCGGACATCGTCGACTACCACCTGCCGGAGTCGGGCGGCTTCCACAACTGCGCGATCGTCTCGATCGACAAGAAGTACCCGAAGCACGCGCAGAAGGTGATGCACGCCATCTGGGGCGCGCACATGATGTCCCTGACGAAGCTGATCATCGTGGTGGACAAGGACTGCGACGTGCACAACCTGCACGAGGTGTCCTGGCGCGCGCTCGGCAACACCGACTACGCCCGTGACCTGACCGTCGTGGAAGGCCCGGTCGACCACCTCGACCACGCCTCCTACCAGCAGTTCTGGGGCGGCAAGGCGGGCATCGACGCGACGAAGAAGCTGCCCGAAGAGGGCTACGTACGGGACGGGGGCTGGCCGAACATGGTCGAGTCCGACCCGGAGACGGCGGCGACGGTCGACCGCCGCTGGAAGGAATACGGACTGTGA
- the mqnP gene encoding menaquinone biosynthesis prenyltransferase MqnP produces MSSASAAIPQPGRTKAFLRLVMIEHSVFALPFAYIAALTAMFQLDENIHWGRLLLVTVCMVGLRTFAMAANRIIDREIDARNPRTAHRELVTGAVSVKSAWTGALIALVIFLGSAALLNPLCLALAPVAVVPMVVYPYGKRFTNFPQAILGIAQAMGPVGAWIAITGEWSGQAVILGLAVGVWIGGFDLIYACQDVETDREVGVMSVPARFGIPASIWGARACHLVTTALLVWYAAASDAGGFFWFGLAIVAGAFVYEHSIVKPTDLSRLNRAFFQVNGFIGIALFVCALLDLLVRGLTV; encoded by the coding sequence GTGAGCTCAGCCTCCGCAGCGATCCCGCAGCCGGGGCGCACCAAAGCCTTCCTGCGCCTCGTCATGATCGAGCACTCGGTCTTCGCGCTGCCCTTCGCCTACATCGCCGCGCTCACCGCCATGTTCCAGCTGGACGAGAACATCCACTGGGGACGGCTGCTCCTGGTCACCGTCTGCATGGTGGGCCTGCGCACGTTCGCCATGGCGGCGAACCGGATCATCGACCGCGAGATCGACGCCCGCAACCCGAGGACCGCGCACCGCGAGCTCGTCACCGGCGCGGTGTCCGTGAAGTCCGCGTGGACGGGCGCGCTCATCGCGCTCGTGATCTTCCTGGGCTCGGCCGCGCTGCTCAACCCGCTCTGCCTGGCGCTCGCGCCGGTCGCGGTGGTCCCGATGGTGGTCTATCCGTACGGCAAGCGGTTCACGAACTTCCCGCAGGCGATCCTCGGCATCGCGCAGGCGATGGGCCCGGTCGGCGCGTGGATCGCGATCACCGGCGAGTGGTCGGGCCAGGCGGTGATCCTCGGGCTCGCGGTCGGCGTGTGGATCGGCGGCTTCGACCTGATCTACGCCTGCCAGGACGTGGAGACGGACCGCGAGGTCGGCGTGATGTCGGTGCCCGCGCGGTTCGGCATCCCTGCCTCCATCTGGGGCGCCCGCGCCTGCCACCTGGTGACCACGGCGCTGCTCGTCTGGTACGCGGCGGCCAGCGACGCGGGCGGGTTCTTCTGGTTCGGGCTCGCGATCGTCGCGGGTGCCTTCGTGTACGAGCACTCGATCGTGAAGCCGACCGACCTGTCCCGGCTGAACCGGGCGTTCTTCCAAGTCAACGGCTTCATCGGCATCGCGCTGTTCGTCTGCGCGCTGCTCGATCTGCTCGTCCGCGGGCTCACGGTCTAG
- a CDS encoding UbiX family flavin prenyltransferase, producing MNAGDTRRKPWIVGVSGASGTPYAASMLRALLAAGESVDLVVSRASRLTLLDETGISFRDAHWRDDLREWLARGADGKPDTFDADVSDVRYWAAGDLAAGPSSGSYATKGMLIVPASTACVAGVALGLSKDLLQRSASVTLKEGRRLVVCVRETPLNGQTLKHLVSLDEAGAIVLPASPAFYAGATHIQDLVDFVAGRVLDAAGVPHGLYRRWEGELGSGSGGGSGSRGD from the coding sequence GTGAACGCAGGAGATACGCGGCGTAAGCCTTGGATCGTAGGGGTGTCCGGCGCCTCAGGGACCCCGTATGCCGCTTCCATGCTGCGTGCGCTGCTCGCGGCCGGGGAGAGCGTGGATCTGGTCGTGTCCCGGGCCTCGCGGCTGACCCTGCTCGACGAGACGGGGATCTCCTTCAGGGACGCGCACTGGCGCGACGACCTGCGGGAGTGGCTGGCGCGGGGCGCGGACGGGAAGCCGGACACCTTCGACGCGGACGTCTCGGACGTGCGGTACTGGGCGGCCGGTGATCTGGCGGCCGGGCCCTCGTCGGGGTCGTACGCGACGAAGGGGATGCTGATCGTTCCGGCGTCCACGGCGTGTGTGGCCGGGGTGGCGCTCGGACTCTCGAAGGACCTGCTGCAGCGGTCGGCGAGCGTGACGCTGAAGGAAGGCCGACGCCTGGTGGTCTGCGTACGCGAGACACCGCTGAACGGGCAGACGCTGAAGCACTTGGTGAGCCTGGACGAGGCGGGCGCGATCGTGCTGCCCGCCTCTCCGGCGTTCTACGCGGGGGCGACGCACATCCAGGATCTGGTGGACTTCGTCGCCGGGCGGGTGCTCGACGCGGCAGGGGTGCCGCACGGCCTGTACCGCCGATGGGAGGGCGAGCTCGGCTCCGGATCCGGAGGCGGCTCGGGCTCCCGGGGGGACTAG
- a CDS encoding Lrp/AsnC family transcriptional regulator, which translates to MDAVDRQLIQALRENGRASYAELGRLVGLSGPSVTDRINRLEAAGVITGYRATVDSASLGLGVIALIGISLSDAADHEDVARRLKDLHEIEDCWFIAGDDSYMLKVRASDVDGLEKTIRRLSGTRGVSRTRTTIVLSTKWENRVGELPEEV; encoded by the coding sequence ATGGACGCCGTGGACAGGCAGCTCATCCAGGCCCTGCGGGAGAACGGCAGGGCCTCGTACGCCGAACTCGGGCGGCTCGTGGGCCTCTCAGGGCCCAGCGTCACGGACCGGATCAACCGCCTCGAAGCGGCCGGTGTCATCACCGGCTACCGCGCGACCGTCGACTCCGCGTCGCTCGGTCTCGGTGTCATCGCCCTCATCGGCATCTCGCTCTCCGACGCCGCCGACCACGAGGACGTGGCGCGGCGCCTGAAGGACCTGCACGAGATCGAGGACTGCTGGTTCATCGCGGGCGACGACTCGTACATGCTCAAGGTCAGGGCCAGCGACGTGGACGGCCTGGAGAAGACGATCCGCAGACTCAGCGGCACCCGGGGGGTCTCCCGCACGCGCACCACGATCGTGCTCTCGACCAAGTGGGAGAACCGCGTCGGGGAGCTTCCCGAAGAGGTGTAG
- the mqnE gene encoding aminofutalosine synthase MqnE — protein sequence MDAGLKRDLEQKVRDGERLSREDGIALYESDDLAWLGGLAHEVRTRKNGDVVHFNVNRHLNMTNVCTASCAYCSFQRKPGEKDAYTMRIEEAVRLAKAMEGENLTELHIVNGLHPNLPWRYYPRSLSELKKALPNVSLKAFTATEIHHFETISGMSASGILDELIEAGLESLTGGGAEIFDWEVRQHIVDHRTHWEDWSRIHRLAHEKGLKTPCTMLYGHIEEPRHRVDHVLRLRELQDETGGFQVFIPLRYQHDFVDMQDGKVRNKLQARTTMASGAEALKTFAVSRLLFDNVPHVKVFWVMHGLQTTQLALQHGADDMDGSVVEYKITHDADNFGTPNKLTREDLLDLIREAGFRPIERNTRYEAIREYEGPDLTLRETPQAMRV from the coding sequence ATGGACGCAGGTCTCAAGCGCGATCTTGAGCAGAAGGTCCGCGACGGCGAGCGGCTGTCCCGTGAGGACGGCATCGCGCTCTACGAGTCGGACGACCTGGCCTGGCTCGGCGGCCTCGCCCACGAGGTGCGCACGCGCAAGAACGGCGACGTCGTGCACTTCAACGTCAACCGTCACCTCAACATGACGAACGTGTGCACCGCGTCCTGCGCGTACTGCTCGTTCCAGCGCAAGCCGGGCGAGAAGGACGCGTACACGATGCGCATCGAGGAGGCCGTCCGCCTCGCCAAGGCGATGGAGGGCGAGAACCTCACCGAGCTGCACATCGTCAACGGCCTGCACCCCAACCTGCCGTGGCGCTACTACCCGCGTTCGCTGAGCGAGCTCAAGAAGGCGCTCCCGAACGTGTCGTTGAAGGCGTTCACGGCCACCGAGATCCACCACTTCGAGACGATCTCCGGCATGTCGGCCTCCGGCATCCTGGACGAGCTCATCGAGGCGGGCCTCGAATCGCTGACCGGCGGCGGTGCGGAGATCTTCGACTGGGAAGTGCGCCAGCACATCGTCGACCACCGCACCCACTGGGAGGACTGGTCGCGCATCCACCGGCTCGCGCACGAGAAGGGCCTCAAGACCCCGTGCACGATGCTGTACGGCCACATCGAGGAGCCCAGGCACCGGGTCGACCACGTCCTGCGGCTGCGTGAACTCCAGGACGAGACCGGCGGGTTCCAGGTCTTCATCCCGCTGCGCTACCAGCACGACTTCGTGGACATGCAGGACGGCAAGGTCCGCAACAAGCTCCAGGCGCGCACCACGATGGCGTCCGGCGCGGAGGCCCTCAAGACCTTCGCGGTCTCCCGCCTCCTCTTCGACAACGTCCCGCACGTCAAGGTCTTCTGGGTGATGCACGGCCTGCAGACCACGCAGCTCGCGCTCCAGCACGGCGCGGACGACATGGACGGCTCGGTCGTCGAGTACAAGATCACGCACGACGCGGACAACTTCGGTACGCCGAACAAGCTGACCCGCGAGGACCTGCTCGACCTGATCCGCGAGGCGGGCTTCCGC